From Anopheles funestus chromosome 3RL, idAnoFuneDA-416_04, whole genome shotgun sequence, a single genomic window includes:
- the LOC125770054 gene encoding multiple epidermal growth factor-like domains protein 11 — MKQTLPFLEGIGAFLLLLLLVCPSGGTADLITFPIDANDHAVESVCVGVNAGIFPHPDRTLCHVYISCTFEQPIVYQCAEGLVFDPSSLRCIPGDRNECAERNEPDWNEVCAAVSYAFYANPNVCWEFVFCSYGTANRFTCPIGEIWSQKDGACLSGDRETCEVLDVGNLCQGRPDGVLPHPIVCTSFVQCTNGVTAVLECLRGEVFDETLGRCIVGNTDTCQSTGDLCRGVANDLRPHPNECHLFVFCSLGEASVLICPPNEIFRPDIRFCVPGNRDTCEFSNVETACIGRPPGVVPHPTSCELYLSCNNGVSTVMSCPADTIFNPQTGACAIGDRDTCVVTEGLCVLQPDGTVLEHPTRCGMFIICQGGNAAVNPCPPGEILRVDAQFCVPGNPDTCERFPLETMCDGRDGGLFLPHPTDCTRFILCQLGVATDNGCEPGNIFSAPAQSCIPGNTQTCTPLTGVCANQPDGTVLPHPDRCDFFIWCTEGGPTVNPCPIGEILRPDAQFCVPGDANTCELTPIDLMCIGQPDSIRFPHPTDCALFLSCQGQNAVVQACPAGSIYNAQARSCVPGNQATCERFDNICVGRPDGIIPHPTICTAYIYCASNVAVFEQCSPGYIFDEVLGGCVVGNTNTCVPADGLCVGQPDGTILEHPNECDLYILCVAQLSAALRCPPGEILNVEAQFCVPGNANTCQFHPVETMCQNMADGAIYPHPSDCSLFVLCNAGQAIVNDCPAGEILHPATGDCRPGNTDTCEFIGHICQGRPDGWVIEHPNLCGHFIWCQDGEVQVHSCPPGEILRPDAQFCVPGNPSTCEFEPVERMCLGVQDGTIYPHPTDCQLYVRCQDSQPVVENCRPGTIFQATSQSCVAGNGNTCSFLDGTCVGRPDGVLPHPQGCELFLICTSGTTSALRCPEGEILHPEFLVCATGNADDCTLAPVTTEPPIISVCEGRPDGNYTHPLLCYLFIRCTNGDTEILSCPPNQIFVGAIRDCAPGNQETCIPL, encoded by the coding sequence ATGAAACAAACATTACCATTTCTGGAAGGCATCGGGGCcttcttgctgttgttgctgttagtGTGTCCTAGTGGTGGCACGGCAGATCTTATAACGTTTCCGATTGATGCAAACGACCATGCCGTCGAATCGGTTTGTGTTGGTGTGAACGCTGGGATCTTCCCGCATCCGGATCGGACCCTCTGTCATGTGTACATCTCGTGCACTTTTGAGCAACCGATTGTCTACCAGTGCGCTGAAGGATTAGTCTTTGATCCGTCCTCACTTCGCTGCATTCCAGGCGATCGAAATGAATGTGCGGAAAGAAATGAACCGGACTGGAATGAGGTGTGCGCGGCTGTTTCGTATGCGTTCTACGCCAACCCGAACGTGTGCTGGGAGTTTGTGTTCTGTTCATATGGCACGGCTAACCGATTCACCTGTCCGATCGGTGAGATCTGGTCGCAAAAGGATGGTGCCTGTCTATCGGGTGATCGGGAAACCTGTGAGGTGCTGGACGTTGGGAACCTCTGTCAAGGTCGTCCCGATGGTGTATTACCACATCCGATCGTCTGTACGAGCTTTGTACAGTGCACAAACGGTGTAACTGCAGTGTTGGAGTGCCTGCGCGGAGAAGTGTTCGATGAAACCCTGGGACGCTGTATAGTGGGCAACACCGACACCTGTCAATCGACTGGAGATTTATGCCGTGGAGTAGCCAACGATCTTCGACCACATCCGAACGAGTGTCATTTGTTCGTGTTCTGTTCGCTCGGCGAAGCCTCGGTACTGATCTGCCCACCAAATGAGATCTTCCGTCCAGATATAAGATTTTGTGTTCCGGGCAATCGCGATACGTGCGAGTTCAGCAATGTGGAAACGGCATGTATTGGACGTCCACCAGGTGTAGTACCTCATCCAACGTCATGCGAACTTTATCTTTCGTGCAACAACGGTGTATCCACCGTCATGAGCTGTCCTGCTGATACGATCTTCAACCCACAAACTGGTGCCTGTGCCATCGGTGACCGTGATACCTGTGTCGTGACCGAGGGCCTTTGTGTACTGCAACCGGATGGTACTGTGCTGGAGCATCCAACCCGTTGCGGAATGTTTATCATTTGCCAGGGAGGCAATGCTGCAGTGAACCCTTGTCCACCAGGCGAGATCCTGCGTGTTGATGCACAGTTCTGCGTTCCAGGCAACCCCGACACCTGCGAACGGTTCCCACTGGAAACGATGTGCGATGGACGAGATGGTGGTCTCTTCTTACCACATCCAACGGACTGTACGCGATTCATCTTGTGTCAGCTAGGAGTTGCTACAGATAATGGATGTGAACCAGGAAATATTTTCAGCGCTCCAGCACAATCCTGTATACCGGGCAACACACAAACTTGCACTCCGCTTACTGGCGTGTGTGCCAATCAACCCGATGGAACTGTACTGCCACATCCCGACCGTTGTGACTTCTTCATCTGGTGCACGGAAGGTGGACCGACTGTTAACCCATGTCCTATTGGAGAGATCCTTCGACCGGATGCCCAGTTTTGTGTGCCTGGAGATGCAAACACTTGCGAACTCACTCCAATCGATCTAATGTGCATCGGCCAACCGGATTCCATACGTTTCCCTCATCCTACTGATTGTGCACTGTTTCTGTCGTGCCAGGGACAAAACGCAGTCGTCCAGGCCTGTCCAGCTGGTAGCATATACAACGCACAAGCACGCTCCTGCGTTCCTGGCAATCAGGCCACTTGTGAGCGGTTTGATAACATCTGTGTCGGACGTCCTGACGGCATCATTCCTCATCCTACCATTTGTACGGCTTACATCTATTGCGCTTCAAACGTAGCAGTATTCGAACAGTGTTCTCCAGGGTACATATTCGACGAAGTACTAGGCGGCTGTGTGGTTGGTAATACAAACACATGTGTTCCTGCGGACGGTTTGTGCGTAGGACAACCGGATGGAACAATTCTCGAACATCCAAACGAGTGCGATCTTTACATCCTATGTGTGGCTCAGCTATCCGCTGCGCTACGATGTCCACCAGGTGAGATCCTCAACGTTGAAGCACAGTTCTGTGTACCAGGCAATGCGAACACCTGCCAATTCCACCCAGTTGAAACCATGTGTCAAAACATGGCTGACGGAGCGATTTATCCTCATCCGAGCGATTGTTCTCTATTTGTCTTGTGTAATGCTGGACAAGCAATTGTAAACGATTGTCCAGCAGGAGAAATTCTACACCCTGCGACCGGCGATTGTAGACCTGGCAATACGGACACCTGTGAGTTCATCGGCCATATTTGTCAGGGTCGTCCAGATGGATGGGTAATAGAGCATCCGAACCTCTGTGGACATTTTATCTGGTGTCAGGACGGAGAAGTGCAGGTTCATTCGTGTCCACCAGGAGAAATCCTCCGACCAGATGCTCAGTTCTGTGTGCCGGGAAATCCATCTACATGTGAGTTTGAGCCCGTTGAACGGATGTGCCTCGGCGTACAAGACGGAACTATATATCCACATCCAACCGACTGTCAGCTGTACGTTCGTTGCCAAGACTCACAACCAGTGGTGGAGAACTGTCGTCCCGGAACTATCTTCCAAGCGACGAGCCAAAGTTGCGTAGCTGGCAATGGGAATACCTGCTCATTCCTCGATGGTACATGTGTTGGTCGTCCTGATGGAGTACTTCCTCATCCACAGGGCTGTGAACTGTTCCTCATATGCACCTCCGGTACTACGTCCGCTCTGCGCTGTCCAGAAGGAGAGATCTTGCATCCCGAGTTCCTCGTATGCGCCACCGGTAACGCTGATGATTGTACATTGGCACCGGTTACAACCGAACCTCCTATCATCTCGGTGTGCGAAGGACGACCTGATGGAAATTACACTCATCCTCTGCTTTGTTATCTGTTCATTCGGTGCACCAACGGAGATACGGAGATCCTATCTTGTCCGCCGAACCAGATCTTTGTTGGAGCAATTCGAGATTGCGCTCCGGGTAATCAGGAGACCTGTATACCGTTGTAA
- the LOC125769569 gene encoding uncharacterized protein LOC125769569 has product MAVNVLYVALIVCSLWNTPVVNGVDLNVLCQDVRFATFPHPNDCRQYVLCILSAPVVVPCPAGYVFHPEVQFCVQESQYQCDLGAKVTTTTPEPQSTTTLEPECVRRPTWESFFCDGVRRRLVTNPMNCTQYIHCQTDPPRNHLCPAGTVFNDLYQDCLSGDTQSSESCVEENELTANPSSCSQYYRCLSGERILFSCTENKLFNPTTKRCVASDTYSCDEQQPELLSTSAPSAYCLANKNGLVAHASDCDKFVVCEDGIEKIHTCPQGEQFSWKKLACGVDFPCGEYVERQGTSLEAVACAKQTLLLAKHPYDVDKYVDCKDKELRSCDNGAIFRWNYQRCLPGVVSTNELKSASPNCGAFGQSSHPYLCEKYFKCFFWISSLKSCPLGMIYNATQEVCTSGDFQTCSFAQN; this is encoded by the exons ATGGCGGTTAACGTGTTGTACGTTGCTTTGATTGTCTGTTCCTTGTGGAACACACCTGTCGTTAATGGGGTGGATCTTAACGTGTTGTGCCAAGACGTTCGTTTCGCTACTTTCCCGCATCCAAACGATTGCCGACAGTACGTGCTGTGCATTCTTTCGGCGCCAGTTGTGGTGCCGTGTccagccggatacgtattccATCCGGAGGTGCAGTTTTGTGTACAAGAGTCACAGTACCAGTGTGATTTGGGTGCCAAAGTTACAACCACCACGCCCGAACCACAGTCCACTACCACATTGGAACCGGAGTGCGTTCGACGTCCAACCTGGGAATCATTCTTCTGCGATGGCGTACGTCGGCGACTCGTCACAAATCCCATGAACTGCACCCAATACATCCACTGCCAAACGGATCCACCGAGGAATCATCTTTGTCCAGCAGGAACTGTCTTTAATGATTTGTACCAAGACTGTCTGTCTGGAGACACCCAGTCCT CTGAGTCCTGTGTAGAAGAAAATGAGCTAACGGCAAATCCATCCAGCTGCAGCCAATATTATCGCTGTCTGAGCGGTGAACGTATTCTGTTCAGCTGCACTGAGAATAAGCTGTTCAATCCCACTACTAAACGATGTGTAGCATCCGACACCTACTCCTGCGATGAACAGCAACCAGAGTTGTTGTCAACGTCAGCACCATCAGCATATTGTCTGGCGAATAAAAATGGACTTGTGGCACATGCATCCGATTGCGATAAATTCGTAGTGTGTGAGGATGGTATCGAGAAGATCCACACCTGTCCACAGGGTGAACAATTTTCCTGGAAGAAACTAGCATGTGGCGTCGACTTTCCTTGCGGAGAGTACGTTGAAAGGCAAGGTACATCGTTGGAAGCGGTTGCATGTGCCAAACAAACGCTACTGCTGGCAAAACATCCTTACGACGTTGATAAGTATGTAGACTGCAAGGATAAGGAGCTCCGGAGCTGTGATAATGGTGCCATATTCCGCTGGAACTATCAACGCTGCCTACCTGGTGTGGTATCGACCAATGAACTGAAGAGTGCATCGCCTAATTGTGGCGCCTTTGGGCAAAGCTCTCACCCTTATCTTTGTGAGAAGTACTTCAAGTGTTTTTTCTGGATCTCGTCACTAAAGTCATGCCCTCTTGGTATGATCTACAATGCAACGCAGGAAGTTTGTACTTCAGGGGACTTTCAAACATGTTCATTTGCACAAAACTAA
- the LOC125769568 gene encoding peritrophin-48-like, which produces MITQTTQYKLSLEDICPDIQIVILPHPDPTLCQMFVVCFYGQPMINECVEGFVFEPSLLSCIPGDREQCVNNTEPGWKELCADGSHGFFADPNICWEFVFCSHGMVNRFTCPVGEIWSQRDETCLPGNRTSCELPEINKTCQGHSEGLFPHPSNCSRYLECSHSSTTVVDCSQGEVYHNLLGRCVVGNTETCKTHESICSNQSDDEIVKHPNKCNLFVKCEKSIPLITACPAGEIFNDYVQSCAPGDADSCKFLPMEAVCEGKENGTIIPYPDSCNRFVRCNRGVPITWNCIEGKIMYGLSGTCRPGNYQTCEFIVDACYDKPNGWVIEHPNFCQVFIRCAAQIVTIVECPLGEILRPDVQACVPGMPYACTYDPVERMCVGRPDGQVYPHPTNCQSFIRCQNSRPIVENCDPGTIFRAPTQRCVAGNSNTCSSTIRALDTLMEF; this is translated from the coding sequence ATGATCACGCAAACAACGCAGTACAAACTTTCCTTAGAGGACATTTGTCCTGATATACAAATTGTGATCCTTCCTCATCCAGATCCGACCCTTTGCCaaatgtttgttgtgtgcTTTTACGGTCAACCTATGATCAATGAATGTGTGGAAGGATTCGTATTTGAACCAAGTTTACTCTCCTGCATCCCGGGTGATCGAGAACAGTGTGTGAATAATACGGAACCAGGCTGGAAGGAGCTCTGTGCGGATGGCTCGCACGGCTTTTTTGCAGATCCGAATATCTGCTGGGAGTTTGTGTTCTGTTCACACGGCATGGTAAACCGCTTTACGTGCCCAGTAGGTGAGATTTGGTCACAGAGAGATGAAACTTGCTTACCTGGTAATCGGACGTCCTGTGAGCTGCCGGAAATCAACAAAACCTGTCAAGGTCATTCCGAAGGATTGTTTCCTCATCCCAGCAATTGTTCCAGATATCTAGAATGTTCGCACAGTTCAACCACGGTCGTCGATTGCTCGCAGGGAGAAGTTTACCATAACTTGCTCGGTAGATGTGTAGTGGGAAATACGGAAACCTGCAAAACACACGAAAGCATATGCAGTAATCAATCCGATGATGAAATAGTTAAACATCCGAACAAATGTAATTTGTTCGTAAAGTGTGAAAAAAGTATTCCATTGATAACGGCATGCCCAGCTGGTGAGATCTTTAACGACTACGTTCAAAGCTGTGCTCCTGGGGATGCAGATTCCTGTAAGTTTCTGCCTATGGAGGCAGTATGCGAGGGGAAGGAGAATGGTACAATAATTCCCTATCCAGACAGCTGCAATCGGTTCGTTCGATGTAATCGCGGTGTACCAATTACATGGAACTGCATTGAGGGTAAGATTATGTACGGTCTGAGCGGTACTTGTCGACCAGGAAACTATCAAACCTGCGAGTTCATCGTAGACGCTTGTTACGACAAACCCAATGGATGGGTGATCGAACATCCGAACTTCTGTCAGGTCTTCATCCGTTGTGCAGCGCAAATCGTGACCATCGTTGAGTGCCCTCTTGGAGAGATCCTGCGTCCAGACGTGCAGGCATGTGTGCCAGGAATGCCATACGCATGCACTTACGATCCTGTTGAACGAATGTGCGTCGGACGTCCGGATGGTCAAGTTTATCCACATCCAACCAACTGCCAATCGTTCATTCGTTGTCAAAATTCACGACCAATTGTGGAGAACTGTGATCCAGGAACTATTTTTCGTGCACCAACGCAAAGATGTGTAGCAGGCAATTCCAATACTTGTTCTTCGACGATACGGGCGTTGGACACGCTGatggaattttga
- the LOC125770053 gene encoding multiple epidermal growth factor-like domains protein 10 translates to MGKKLKLQAGILLLLVLLVVPASTEEILPYLISKSDLSIDSLCVGVNAGIFPHPDPSLCHVFITCTVGKPTTYQCAGEFIFDPNSFSCIHGDRNQCATRIEPDWDIFCTNVSYAFYEHPTMCSEFLFCSHGEVKRYSCPIGEIWSQEDGACQPGNWDTCELLHIESACQGHPDGVQAYPTDCTRYLQCDQEQTTVIDCPRGEVFEEQAGQCVAGNTETCVRIDSICQDASNGTMLKHPNECDLFISCQEGSANAHQCPTGEIFNVQAKFCAPGNPDTCHIYPLESMCRNAPSGTVYPRPDDCTQFVLCNGGEPAAMKCPIGQILHAPTRSCRPGNTNTCELTGSLCQDQPDGLVIAHPNLCEIFITCQGGAVRIQSCPNQEILRPDTQSCVPGNSLTCEFEPVERMCIGQMNSVNFPHPTDCSMFVMCNLQNALTQTCPAGSIYSALTRSCVPGNESTCEQFDTICTGRPDGIIPHPTKCTAFIYCSSGRPIFEQCAQGTVYQQGLSGCVVGNTETCTHATNICTDQPDGTTLDHPNECNLIVMCMMQQPAVMYCPAGEIFNTRTKFCTPGDAETCQMHPVETMCANKPHGSAYPHPHNCTQLVHCNSGQAIVSACPDGHVLHPGSGSCRPGNTNTCELIENVCQNQPDGLILKHPSHCGHFIWCQKGSMSVQSCPSGEILLPEAQLCLPGDANKCEYHPIDQMCLNKADYTRFPHPAECSKFVSCQGQKVAVESCPIGSIYHASTRSCVPGHEATCERFDRLCVGRPDEIIPHPLVCTAYIHCASKVAVFEQCAQGTIFDREQRGCIVGNTKSCVKDNDLCANQPDGTIIGHPNECDLYIMCLAHRPAPLRCPDGEIFNAEAQLCVPGKILEDSCQFDSIEEMCANMKDNTIYPHPNDCTQFVKCNGSKAIVNDCPAGEILHGLSKSCQPGNTKTCKFFDRVCQNQPDGAVFEHPSLCGQFIECRNGGETVHSCPEGEILRPDDKRCAPGNTSTCELEPIDQICIGKPNDRQYRHPTDCQQYVRCQDSQPVVENCRPGTIFQATSQSCVAGNGNTCSFLDGTCAGRPDGVLPHPQGCDLFLICTSGITSALRCPEGEILHPEFLVCATGNADDCTLAPVTTEAPIVSVCKGRPDGNYTHPMLCHLYIQCTNGDTEILSCPSDQIFVGVIRNCAPGNQGTCIPL, encoded by the coding sequence ATGGGGAAAAAGTTAAAACTTCAAGCAGGAATCCTCCTGCTACTGGTGCTACTGGTCGTTCCAGCAAGCACAGAGGAAATATTACCGTATTTGATCAGCAAATCGGATCTTTCGATTGATTCGCTTTGTGTTGGTGTAAATGCCGGAATCTTTCCACATCCGGATCCTTCGCTCTGCCACGTGTTCATTACGTGTACAGTTGGAAAACCGACTACCTACCAATGTGCTGGAGAGTTTATCTTTGATCCGAACTCATTTAGCTGCATCCACGGCGATCGTAACCAGTGTGCGACACGTATCGAGCCCGACTGGGATATATTTTGTACCAATGTGTCGTACGCGTTCTACGAACATCCAACTATGTGTTCGGAGTTTCTGTTCTGTTCGCATGGTGAAGTAAAACGGTACTCGTGCCCGATTGGTGAGATCTGGTCACAGGAAGATGGTGCCTGTCAACCGGGTAATTGGGATACCTGCGAATTGCTACACATTGAATCCGCCTGCCAAGGTCATCCTGATGGCGTACAAGCGTATCCAACTGACTGTACTAGGTATCTGCAGTGTGATCAAGAACAGACCACTGTTATTGATTGTCCACGAGGCGAAGTGTTCGAGGAACAGGCAGGGCAATGCGTTGCAGGGAATACGGAAACGTGCGTGCGTATTGATAGCATTTGTCAAGATGCAAGCAATGGAACAATGCTGAAGCATCCGAATGAGTGTGATTTGTTCATTTCATGTCAAGAAGGGTCGGCAAATGCTCATCAATGTCCGACAGGCGAGATATTTAACGTGCAAGCCAAGTTCTGTGCCCCTGGCAATCCCGACACCTGTCATATTTATCCACTGGAATCAATGTGCCGGAATGCGCCCAGCGGTACGGTATACCCACGACCGGATGATTGTACGCAATTTGTGCTCTGTAATGGTGGAGAGCCTGCCGCAATGAAATGTCCTATCGGACAGATTCTACACGCTCCTACTAGATCCTGCCGCCCAGGTAATACCAATACATGCGAGTTGACCGGCAGCCTCTGCCAAGATCAACCTGATGGATTGGTGATCGCGCATCCGAACCTTTGTGAGATCTTTATTACGTGTCAAGGCGGTGCAGTGAGGATTCAATCATGTCCGAATCAGGAAATTCTTCGTCCAGATACTCAATCCTGTGTGCCGGGAAATTCGCTTACCTGTGAGTTTGAGCCAGTTGAAAGGATGTGCATAGGACAGATGAATTCAGTAAACTTCCCACATCCTACGGATTGCTCAATGTTCGTAATGTGTAATTTACAGAACGCACTCACTCAAACCTGCCCGGCTGGTAGCATATACAGCGCATTAACGCGCTCTTGTGTTCCTGGCAACGAATCCACCTGCGAGCAGTTTGATACCATTTGTACCGGACGTCCTGATGGGATCATTCCTCATCCGACCAAATGTACCGCTTTCATCTATTGCTCCTCTGGCCGGCCAATATTCGAACAATGTGCACAGGGTACGGTCTACCAGCAAGGATTGAGTGGTTGTGTGGTAGGCAATACGGAAACTTGCACACACGCCACCAATATCTGTACCGATCAACCAGATGGAACAACGCTGGATCATCCAAACGAATGCAATCTTATTGTCATGTGTATGATGCAACAACCAGCTGTGATGTATTGCCCTGCAGGTGAAATATTTAACACCAGAACTAAATTCTGTACACCAGGTGATGCCGAAACGTGTCAGATGCATCCGGTAGAAACTATGTGTGCGAATAAGCCCCATGGCTCTGCGTATCCTCATCCGCACAATTGCACTCAGCTTGTTCATTGCAATAGCGGTCAAGCGATCGTATCAGCCTGTCCAGATGGACATGTCTTACACCCTGGCAGTGGATCTTGTCGACCTGGAAATACCAACACATGTGAGTTGATAGAAAACGTGTGCCAAAATCAGCCTGATGGTTTAATATTGAAACATCCGAGCCATTGTGGACATTTCATCTGGTGTCAGAAAGGATCGATGTCAGTTCAATCATGTCCCAGTGGAGAGATTCTTCTTCCAGAAGCTCAGTTGTGTTTGCCGGGAGATGCAAACAAATGCGAATATCATCCAATTGATCAAATGTGCTTAAACAAGGCCGATTACACACGCTTCCCTCATCCTGCGGAATGTTCAAAGTTCGTGTCGTGCCAAGGACAGAAGGTAGCTGTGGAGAGTTGCCCTATTGGAAGTATCTACCATGCTTCAACGCGTTCTTGCGTTCCTGGACATGAAGCCACTTGCGAGCGGTTTGATAGGTTGTGCGTCGGGCGTCCTGATGAAATCATTCCACATCCATTGGTTTGTACGGCATACATTCATTGCGCCTCGAAGGTGGCAGTATTCGAACAGTGTGCTCAAGGAACTATATTCGATCGAGAACAACGAGGCTGTATCGTAGGAAACACTAAGTCATGTGTGAAGGATAATGATTTGTGCGCAAATCAACCGGATGGAACAATTATTGGACATCCAAACGAGTGTGATCTTTACATCATGTGTTTGGCGCACCGGCCTGCTCCATTGCGGTGTCCAGACGGAGAAATCTTTAACGCAGAAGCGCAGCTCTGTGTACCAGGTAAGATCCTCGAAGACTCCTGTCAATTCGATTCAATAGAGGAAATGTGTGCAAATATGAAGGACAACACCATATATCCTCATCCAAATGATTGCACTCAGTTTGTAAAATGCAACGGTAGCAAGGCAATAGTAAACGATTGTCCAGCAGGAGAGATCCTACACGGTTTGTCCAAATCATGCCAACCCGGAAATACGAAAACGTGCAAATTCTTCGACCGAGTTTGCCAAAATCAACCTGATGGAGCCGTCTTCGAGCATCCAAGCCTCTGTGGACAGTTTATTGAGTGCCGCAATGGTGGTGAAACGGTTCATTCATGTCCAGAGGGAGAAATTCTCCGACCAGATGATAAGCGTTGTGCGCCGGGAAACACATCGACGTGTGAGTTGGAACCGATCGATCAAATTTGCATTGGAAAACCAAATGACCGACAATACCGGCATCCTACCGACTGTCAGCAGTACGTTCGTTGCCAAGACTCACAACCAGTGGTGGAGAACTGTCGTCCCGGAACTATCTTCCAAGCGACGAGCCAAAGTTGTGTAGCTGGCAATGGGAATACCTGTTCATTCCTCGATGGTACGTGTGCTGGTCGTCCTGATGGAGTACTTCCTCATCCACAGGGCTGTGATCTGTTCCTCATATGCACCTCCGGTATTACGTCCGCTCTGCGCTGTCCAGAAGGAGAGATCTTGCATCCCGAGTTCCTCGTATGCGCCACCGGTAACGCAGATGATTGTACATTGGCACCAGTTACCACCGAGGCTCCTATCGTTTCGGTGTGCAAAGGACGACCTGATGGAAATTACACTCATCCTATGCTTTGTCATCTATACATTCAATGCACCAACGGAGATACGGAAATTCTATCTTGCCCATCGGACCAGATTTTTGTGGGAGTCATCCGAAACTGCGCTCCGGGTAATCAAGGGACTTGCATACCACTTTAA